From Mytilus edulis chromosome 8, xbMytEdul2.2, whole genome shotgun sequence, one genomic window encodes:
- the LOC139484738 gene encoding uncharacterized protein has protein sequence MDKEDKRRYFVVGSVYLEVVTPLFQQKLDENYRSLNFRCLKDFLDNTAVLHTLFHLRHRNAWCCTDKANCRSHGALPLNHHQWKQLYAENPGPGIHNCFCKYTAKSVEPEDLDVSLCGLILFNCCNLGPLDQEAVSILRRNKNNYLSHNTTCGITKDEYGPLLDELKTNILQLDHTKEDELTRIQNRALDDALCNKYMTTLLNIHEILEKIDTNTTKTLHCVQQIWQHLTTQSLTKKGLEEKTGKQGNHKHPIKPYKLGQSIFIVHHQTDLSSVIGGDWSSKVTDIVMIDDGRLVICLPDQNRLLISNTDGSQVDSIPVQDTPCSVTAVNNSTVAVPLLYSECIEMYDINNKLKLKSIALPDMLWWGIGITTINNKLVVCGENKLLVIDHQKGEVVQTIQADCDPARLHGSGDRIFYCDIYNNNKLYWYSYTDDTHHTRTLPSGPISMTTLQDGSLYVWCNDGSIQHVSSDGQQYKTVHTNLSYGVIQYNFTQRKLMIIHNSLVKVFNEL, from the exons ATGGATAAAGAAGATAAAAGAAGATACTTTGTTGTTGGATCTGTTTACTTAGAGGTTGTTACTCCATTGTTTCAACAAAAGTTAGACGAAAACTATAGAAGTCTCAATTTCAGATGTTTGAAGGATTTTCTTGATAATACAGCAGTCTTACACACCTTATTTCATCTACGCCACAGAAATGCATGGTGTTGTACAGATAAGGCAAACTGCAGAAGCCATGGAGCCCTACCTCTAAATCATCACCAATGGAAACAACTATATGCTGAAAATCCAGGGCCTGGTATACACAACTGTTTTTGTAAGTACACAGCCAAGTCAGTCGAGCCCGAAGATCTTGATGTTAGTTTGTGTGGCCTTATATTGTTTAATTGCTGTAATTTGGGACCACTGGACCAAGAAGCAGTCTCTATTCTCCGACGGAATAAGAATAACTACCTAAGTCATAACACAACTTGTGGTATTACCAAGGATGAGTATGGCCCATTGCTGGATGAGCTTAAGACTAATATCCTTCAACTTGACCACACAAAAGAAGATGAACTTACAAGGATACAGAATAGAGCACTGGATGATGCACTGTGTAACAAATACATGACAACACTTCTGAATATTCATGAGATATTGGAAAAg ATAGATACAAATACGACTAAAACACTGCATTGTGTACAG CAAATATGGCAACATCTAACAACACAGAGTTTGACCAAGAAGGGTTTGGAGGAGAAAACTGGCAAACAAG GAAATCACAAACATCCAATAAAACCCTACAAACTAGGACAGTCTATCTTCATTGTACATCATCAGACAGACCTGTCATCAGTAATTGGTGGTGACTGGAGTAGTAAAGTAACAGATATAGTGATGATTGATGATGGTAGACTGGTGATATGTTTACCTGACCAGAACAGACTACTGATCAGTAATACAGATGGATCACAGGTAGACAGTATACCTGTACAGGATACACCATGCAGTGTTACAGCAGTCAACAACTCTACAGTAGCTGTTCCACTGTTGTATAGTGAGTGTATAGAGATGTATGACATAAACAATAAACTCAAACTTAAATCAATAGCACTACCTGACATGTTGTGGTGGGGGATTGGTATTACAACTATAAACAACAAGCTAGTTGTATGTGGTGAGAACAAACTACTGGTCATAGATCATCAGAAAGGAGAGGTGGTACAGACAATACAGGCCGACTGTGATCCTGCAAGGTTACATGGTTCTGGTGACAGAATATTCTACTGTGATATCTACAACAACAATAAGCTATACTGGTACAGTTATACTGATGACACACATCACACCCGGACATTACCATCAGGTCCCATCAGTATGACTACACTACAAGATGGCAGTCTGTATGTATGGTGTAATGATGGATCAATACAACATGTGTCATCTGATGGTCAACAGTATAAAACTGTACACACCAATTTATCATATGGTGTGATACAATATAATTTCACACAAAGAAAACTGATGATCATACACAATAGTCTTGTTAAAGTATTCAATGAATTGTAA